A genomic window from Ciona intestinalis chromosome 8, KH, whole genome shotgun sequence includes:
- the LOC108949670 gene encoding uncharacterized protein LOC108949670 yields the protein MPVLGLNVEERPATALPLRSGRLTPRISFAQRQFISRLRARGYSTDSSFGVYSGRDCVTTLPQSAYVSSGELTGRRIREPNIVIAAYGTQALLHDHKSRPKSAPTPQHPGLRGNLDTNRTSLFMNYSKSDGPYRGTAAKCSYSFVKQNLRPDTHTQTFLPKFSCIAAKPDKHVKRNLRLQSSTNGRRRTSEMAKPRPKRNEVTSKNFNIAASRVQNNDTEFR from the exons ATGCCAGTGCTTGGCCTTAATGTCG AAGAACGGCCAGCTACAGCTCTTCCGTTGAGGTCGGGCCGTTTAACTCCTCGTATAAGTTTTGCACAACGGCAGTTTATTTCACGGTTGCGAGCACGAGGGTACTCAACAGATTCAAGCTTTGGGGTTTACAGTGGTAGAGACTGTGTTACAACATTACCACAATCTGCGTACGTTTCATCTGGTGAACTCACTGGGCGACGCATTCGCGAACCAAATATTGTTATTGCAGCATATGGAACCCAAGCGCTGCTACATGATCATAA ATCCAGACCGAAATCTGCACCGACGCCGCAGCACCCTGGTTTACGAGGCAACCTCGATACGAACCGAACAAGCTTGTTCATGAATTATAGTAAAAGTGATGGACCGTACAGAGGAACAGCAGCCAAATGTAGTTACTCATTTGTGAAACAAAACCTCAGACCGGACACTCACACACAAACCTTTTTGCCAAAGTTTTCCTGCATTGCTGCTAAACCAGACAAAC ATGTAAAGCGCAATCTCCGTCTGCAGTCGTCGACAAATGGTCGTCGTAGGACATCAGAAATGGCAAAACCAAGACCGAAACGCAATGAAGTTACAAGCAAAA ATTTCAACATCGCAGCTTCTCGAGTTCAGAACAACGACACCGAATTCAGATGA
- the LOC100176879 gene encoding uncharacterized protein LOC100176879, with product MNNIVPSMVKERIRLIKPSRPQAPTEYNLQYKKWPLRPFTLDTFRVVKKQPKKELIEHKDPITQPTHGLCKMGSFNSDYPCSTASSDGLPTAAVEKRQNKTNDSIVALPPSIDVGEVIDESLSSTLRTQTAKMHERQPKQKSPRKPGKSSGKYASKNREGRSGSSFQAVESFPLAPEEEFSAKLRHLTAYSNIASTKGTFSSSGTSQPRKGRNNQSHRRKHAWGREEDPNIRTGHQGHSIEPTNTIPGHTSLVSTPRSVPKQRTNDKLRLGDLCKAIDSMNEDGRQWASDQPPNTEYLQNLPSDNSLDKINPVRSESIILKPFDQQTNDLPRTPQKSCKHLVSKEGRRSKPFSVDSVGEDSLRQLYSNIPPNDLETLRKTYKGLLGAGEEHGDDRRKLFASCYDDTDHIKETFKIKQGWNSSYSIDFKNWYASHYDDVRSKCATQTNESTDKEQLLTEGPPCSECPVSKLQSCPQDQLQSSGAEDPEKKVNFHGKTPDPRVAERDRLIKEADDIEEKEFQALFGPSGKMKMNMTSSSTFKAHKPKPPEAPIWANKTIVSLGSGHWNLPMNKGEEWKVQIPEDCKVPVGQKPEYKIRVHNDAKSSDVPMTDLESNEKKTDRTNSDPFIALYYPDRRTTSSYVSEYMRKFHRFPVQKKRVLV from the exons ATGAATAACATTGTTCCATCCATGGTGAAGGAGCGCATTCG GCTGATCAAACCAAGTCGTCCTCAAGCGCCGACTGAGTATAATTTACAGTACAAAAAATGGCCGCTGCGCCCATTTACTTTGGATACTTTCCGCGTAGTCAAAAAACAACCGAAAAAAGAACTCATAGAACATAAAGACCCGATTACACAACCTACCCATGGTCTTTGCAAAATGGGGAGCTTTAACTCAGACTACCCTTGTTCAACAGCTTCATCG GATGGTCTGCCAACGGCCGCAGTCGAAAAACGGCAAAACAAAACCAACGATTCTATTGTCGCGCTTCCTCCGTCAATCGACGTGGGTGAAGTTATAGACGAAAGTCTTTCTTCTACTTTGCGCACCCAAACTGCGAAAATGCACGAACGACAACCTAAACAAAAATCCCCACGAAAACCGGGCAAATCCAGCGGAAAATATGCAAGTAAGAATCGAGAGGGACGAAGCGGTTCAAGTTTTCAAGCAGTTGAGTCATTCCCACTTGCCCCGGAAGAAGAGTTTTCAGCCAAGTTACGCCATCTTACAGCGTATTCGAATATCGCTTCAACCAAAGGCACATTTTCTTCTTCTGGCACTTCTCAGCCACGTAAAGGCCGAAACAACCAAAGCCACCGCAGAAAACATGCTTGGGGACGAGAAGAAGACCCGAATATTCGCACTGGCCACCAAGGTCACAGCATTGAGCCTACAAATACCATACCAGGGCATACTTCCCTGGTTTCTACGCCTCGTTCAGTTCCAAAACAACGAACAAATGATAAATTGAGGTTAGGCGATTTATGCAAAGCAATTGATTCAATGAACGAGGACGGTCGACAGTGGGCATCAGACCAACCACCGAACACGGAGTACCTTCAGAATCTTCCTTCTGACAACTCGCTGGATAAAATAAATCCGGTGCGAAG tGAATCTATCATACTGAAACCGTTTGATCAACAAACCAACGACTTGCCAAGGACGCCTCAAAAGTCGTGTAAACATCTTGTCAGTAAAGAAGGACGACGAAGCAAGCCTTTCTCAGTTGActctgtgggggaagatagttTAAGACAACTCTACAGCAACATACCTCCGAACGATTTGGAAACTCTACGAAAAACTTACAAAGGCTTGCTTG gCGCTGGCGAAGAACACGGAGATGATAGACGGAAACTCTTTGCAAGTTGTTACGACGACACAGATCATATCAAAGAAAC CTTTAAAATCAAGCAGGGCTGGAACTCAAGTTACagcattgattttaaaaactggtACGCCAGTCATTACGACGATGTGCGATCAAAATGTGCAACTCAAACGAATGAATCAACTGATAAAGAACAGCTTCTAACTGAAG GTCCCCCGTGCAGCGAATGTCCTGTTTCTAAATTACAAAGTTGCCCACAAGATCAACTACAAAGCAGCGGGGCCGAAGATCCGGagaaaaaagtaaactttCATGGAAAAACACCGGACCCACGTGTTGCTGAAAGAGATAG ACTAATAAAAGAAGCCGATGATATCGAAGAAAAAGAATTTCAAGCACTTTTTGGACCCAGTGGCAAAATGAAGatgaatatgacgtcatcaagtaCTTTCAAAGCTCACAAACCTAAACCACCAGAGGCGCCAATCTGGGCGAATAAAACGATCGTTTCACTGGGAAG CGGTCATTGGAACTTGCCAATGAACAAAGGAGAAGAATGGAAAGTTCAAATTCCCGAAGACTGTAAAGTTCCTGTTGGTCAAAAACCGGAATACAAAATAAGAGTCCACAATGATG CCAAATCCTCAGATGTTCCGATGACAGACCTTGAAAGTAATGAGAAAAAGACTGATCGCACCAATAGCGATCCTTTTATTGCTCTTTACTACCCTGATAGAAGAACTACATCATCCTACGTGTCTGAGTATATGAGAAAATTTCATCGCTTCCCGGTGCAAAAGAAACGAGTTTTGGTTTAA
- the LOC100186279 gene encoding uncharacterized protein LOC100186279 isoform X2: MLQKHRTYNVATIKGNYTNECHLKCAKKVWTSYRLLKKHDLYLPSTLNHLTPQQIQKQSFQYDQNILDQSCSNNIFCLQCYFLSLINRNHLILRKLTLPRPQSQCWTRFSTHLLHVIKGPGRTRIKGKQTFLNCRVKITLSGETQTIYKMCNHMGCGFRYTLLYKGYFVQ, translated from the exons ATGTTGCAAAAGCATCGGACATACAACGTTGCTACAATCAAAGGGAATTACACAAACGAATGTCATTTGAAATGCGCCAAAAAAGTGTGGACAAGTTACCGTCTGTTAAAGAAGCACG ATCTATATCTTCCAAGCACGCTAAACCATTTGACACctcaacaaatacaaaaacagaGCTTCCAATACG ACCAAAACATTCTCGATCAGTCATGCAGCAACAATATATTCTGCCTCCAATGTTACTTCCTCTCCCTTATCAATCGAAACCATTTGATTTTAAGAAAATTAACTCTGCCAAGGCCCCAAAGCCAGTGCTGGACCCGTTTTTCTACACACCTGCTGCACGTCATCAAAGGTCCAGGGCGTACGAGAATCAAAGGAAAACAAACATTTCTGAATTGTCGAGTAAAGATTACTCTATCAGGAGAAACTCAAACGATTTACAAAATGTGTAACCATATGGGCTGCGGATTTCGATATACACTTCTTTATAAAGGGTATTTTGTCcaataa
- the LOC100186279 gene encoding uncharacterized protein LOC100186279 isoform X3: MLQKHRTYNVATIKGNYTNECHLKCAKKVWTSYRLLKKHVKTIPRSISSKHAKPFDTSTNTKTELPIRPKHSRSVMQQQYILPPMLLPLPYQSKPFDFKKINSAKAPKPVLDPFFYTPAARHQRSRAYENQRKTNISELSSKDYSIRRNSNDLQNV; the protein is encoded by the exons ATGTTGCAAAAGCATCGGACATACAACGTTGCTACAATCAAAGGGAATTACACAAACGAATGTCATTTGAAATGCGCCAAAAAAGTGTGGACAAGTTACCGTCTGTTAAAGAAGCACG TGAAAACCATTCCTAGATCTATATCTTCCAAGCACGCTAAACCATTTGACACctcaacaaatacaaaaacagaGCTTCCAATACG ACCAAAACATTCTCGATCAGTCATGCAGCAACAATATATTCTGCCTCCAATGTTACTTCCTCTCCCTTATCAATCGAAACCATTTGATTTTAAGAAAATTAACTCTGCCAAGGCCCCAAAGCCAGTGCTGGACCCGTTTTTCTACACACCTGCTGCACGTCATCAAAGGTCCAGGGCGTACGAGAATCAAAGGAAAACAAACATTTCTGAATTGTCGAGTAAAGATTACTCTATCAGGAGAAACTCAAACGATTTACAAAATGTGTAA
- the LOC100186279 gene encoding uncharacterized protein LOC100186279 isoform X1, producing MHNKQRQKSSVYVRFLQHWPIISGIDVAKASDIQRCYNQRELHKRMSFEMRQKSVDKLPSVKEARSISSKHAKPFDTSTNTKTELPIRPKHSRSVMQQQYILPPMLLPLPYQSKPFDFKKINSAKAPKPVLDPFFYTPAARHQRSRAYENQRKTNISELSSKDYSIRRNSNDLQNV from the exons ATGCACAACAAACAGCGTCAGAAAAGTTCTGTGTATGTCAGGTTTTTACAACATTGGCCAATAATAAGTGGAATCGATGTTGCAAAAGCATCGGACATACAACGTTGCTACAATCAAAGGGAATTACACAAACGAATGTCATTTGAAATGCGCCAAAAAAGTGTGGACAAGTTACCGTCTGTTAAAGAAGCACG ATCTATATCTTCCAAGCACGCTAAACCATTTGACACctcaacaaatacaaaaacagaGCTTCCAATACG ACCAAAACATTCTCGATCAGTCATGCAGCAACAATATATTCTGCCTCCAATGTTACTTCCTCTCCCTTATCAATCGAAACCATTTGATTTTAAGAAAATTAACTCTGCCAAGGCCCCAAAGCCAGTGCTGGACCCGTTTTTCTACACACCTGCTGCACGTCATCAAAGGTCCAGGGCGTACGAGAATCAAAGGAAAACAAACATTTCTGAATTGTCGAGTAAAGATTACTCTATCAGGAGAAACTCAAACGATTTACAAAATGTGTAA
- the LOC100186279 gene encoding uncharacterized protein LOC100186279 isoform X4 — protein sequence MHNKQRQKSSVYVRFLQHWPIISGIDVAKASDIQRCYNQRELHKRMSFEMRQKSVDKLPSVKEARPKHSRSVMQQQYILPPMLLPLPYQSKPFDFKKINSAKAPKPVLDPFFYTPAARHQRSRAYENQRKTNISELSSKDYSIRRNSNDLQNV from the exons ATGCACAACAAACAGCGTCAGAAAAGTTCTGTGTATGTCAGGTTTTTACAACATTGGCCAATAATAAGTGGAATCGATGTTGCAAAAGCATCGGACATACAACGTTGCTACAATCAAAGGGAATTACACAAACGAATGTCATTTGAAATGCGCCAAAAAAGTGTGGACAAGTTACCGTCTGTTAAAGAAGCACG ACCAAAACATTCTCGATCAGTCATGCAGCAACAATATATTCTGCCTCCAATGTTACTTCCTCTCCCTTATCAATCGAAACCATTTGATTTTAAGAAAATTAACTCTGCCAAGGCCCCAAAGCCAGTGCTGGACCCGTTTTTCTACACACCTGCTGCACGTCATCAAAGGTCCAGGGCGTACGAGAATCAAAGGAAAACAAACATTTCTGAATTGTCGAGTAAAGATTACTCTATCAGGAGAAACTCAAACGATTTACAAAATGTGTAA
- the LOC108949689 gene encoding uncharacterized protein LOC108949689, translating to MFYSKDKWSFCYRFGNFMAEMHSQNSVEPIISVCIAVDVTVSWISFHGWRVDPSHLSLPDIRISTLNYFLEEVMKFKLCEGIDEKYSTRNTKLHHLQNWNGNCLSARTLTRSPLCQVAFLGDEQCSQCTKYQYKSKCNKKYCDRKREVSEEELVDIDDSLHSDFMDLLHSESGDMNEWQQMFFREQIQNSRKSAYCRRYHPDVVRWAIELYSRSPSAYQHLITTDVLKLPSSRTLQKFRNIGTNEPGLNQIAVEAMKNLKFPVEAYLTVDEMKVKESLVYKDGRLVGFVDFGDRYTQTKIATHICMFYIRSLKKEISMPLSWWPTTTTPAYQLASTFWDLVGTCEMNSVHVNAIVADAASVNRKFFNHIYGGTYSLSRAVYTAPNPYRPSHPIFILSDPSHLLKTTRNGLYSSKPGGTKFFAKSGRDILWTHIQNLYNLESKSVLHKTRLSNVHVDLNSYSKMNVSLARQNSPLGCRKGSAARYTKF from the exons ATGTTCTATTCCAAAG ATAAATGGTCATTTTGTTATCGGTTCGGAAATTTTATGGCTGAAATGCATTCACAAAACAGTGTGGAACCCATTATCAG TGTTTGCATTGCTGTGGATGTGACAGTGAGTTGGATATCATTTCATGGCTGGCGTGTTGATCCCAGTCATCTTTCCTTGCCCGATATCAGGATTTCtacattaaattattttttgg AAGAAGTGAtgaagtttaaactttgtgaGGGTATTGATGAAAAATACTCAACTCGGAACACAAAGCTTCATCACCTACAAAACTGGAATGGAAACTGCCTTTCAGCAAGGACTCTTACACGTTCTCCACTCTGTCAAGTAGCAT TTTTAGGCGATGAACAATGTTCTCAATGTACAAAATACCAGTACAAATCCAAATGCAACAAGAAATATTGTGACCGCAAACGTGAGGTGTCAGAGGAGGAGTTGGTTGATATCGATGACAGCTTGCACTCAGACTTCatg GACCTACTTCACTCAGAGAGTGGAGATATGAATGAGTGGCAGCAGATGTTCTTTCGTGAACAAATCCAGAATTCCAGGAAGTCTGCATATTGTCGTCGATATCATCCAGATGTTGTTAGATGGGCAATAGAGTTATATTCTCGTTCGCCTTCGGCCTATCAACATTTGATTACGACCGATGTGCTAAAGCTTCCATCGTCACGAACTCTTCAAAAGTTCAG AAATATCGGAACAAATGAACCAGGACTAAATCAAATTGCTGTGGAAGCTATGAAAAATCTTAAATTCCCAGTAGAGGCTTACCTAACCGTGGATGAAATGAAAG tCAAAGAAAGCTTGGTATATAAGGACGGTCGGTTGGTTGGGTTTGTTGATTTTGGTGACCGTTACACGCAAACAAAGATTGCAACACACATTTGCA TGTTTTATATACGAtcactaaaaaaagaaatttcaatGCCATTATCATGGTGGCCCACAACTACCACCCCTGCTTATCAGTTGGCTTCCACATTCTGGGACCTTGTTGGCACTTGTGAAATGAACAGTGTTCATGTAAATGCAATTGTTGCTGATGCGGCCTCAGTTAATCGGAAGTTTTTCAACCATATATATGGAGGAACGTACTCGTTGAGCAGGGCTGTTTATACTGCACCAAACCCATACCGACCAAGCCatccaatttttattttaagtgaTCCAAGCCATTTACTTAag ACAACTCGGAATGGTTTGTACTCATCCAAGCCTGGTGGTACTAAGTTTTTTGCTAAATCTGGACGGGATATTTTATGGACACACATTCAAAACTTGTACAACCTAGAATCAAAGAGTGTTCTTCATAAAACCCGGCTTTCAAATGTTCATGTGGATTTAAATTCATACTCTAAG aTGAATGTATCTCTTGCTCGCCAAAACTCTCCGTTGGGATGTAGGAAAGGCTCTGCAGCAAGATATACCAAATTCTGA